The Mytilus trossulus isolate FHL-02 chromosome 3, PNRI_Mtr1.1.1.hap1, whole genome shotgun sequence genome contains a region encoding:
- the LOC134710858 gene encoding uncharacterized protein LOC134710858 gives MWSAAAQLPPEEEVRLFNIRQNAVKRFRAIAIVMVVASVLSIGSGIVLLIAAAGGGWPLVSGSPIFSGLVVLAGAICGLVLGCTKSEWTTEEERSKQRCLVVAFYALAVSSFSLCGISIGYTIAGLVACSGVDMQTCGHHHRAENYANAIGIFFGVFLLVTSIIVCVMFCYYKKAFKFFFSASDRLEQMQYLISQQQQHITSLSHSVGQNSQIGQTPPTGYGTYTPPAGQTPVGYGTYSPTAPPPPYTEKQTF, from the exons ATGTGGTCCGCTGCTGCACAACTACCACCCGAAGAAGAAG TTAGACTTTTCAATATCAGACAAAATGCTGTCAAACGATTTAGAGCCATAGCTATAGTGATGGTGGTTGCTTCTGTTCTGTCTATTGGAAGCGGTATTGTACTTTTGATAGCAGCTGCAGGTGGAGGATGGCCATTGGTATCTGGAAGTCCAATTTTCTCAGGCCTGGTG GTGCTAGCAGGTGCTATCTGTGGCCTAGTGTTGGGTTGTACGAAGTCCGAATGGACTACTGAAGAGGAACGATCTAAACAGAGATGTCTG GTTGTTGCATTCTATGCACTTGCCGTCAGTTCGTTTTCTCTCTGTGGAATAAGCATAGGTTATACAATAGCAGGGTTGGTCGCATGCAGTGGAGTGGACATGCAAACCTGCGGACATCATCACAGGGCTGAAAACTACGCTAATGCAATCGGAATATTCTTTGGTGTGTTTCTACTTGTGACATCCATTATTGTTTGCGTTATGTTTTGTTACTACAAAAAagcattcaagttttttttttcggcCAGTGACCGCCTAGAACAAATGCAATATCTTATAAGTCAACAACAGCAGCACATAACATCTCTCAGCCATTCTGTAGGTCAAAATTCGCAGATTGGACAGACCCCACCTACTGGATACGGTACATATACACCACCTGCTGGCCAGACCCCTGTCGGATATGGAACATATTCACCTACTGCTCCTCCGCCACCGTATACTGAAAAACAAACTTTCTAA